In Lolium rigidum isolate FL_2022 chromosome 7, APGP_CSIRO_Lrig_0.1, whole genome shotgun sequence, the DNA window CAGGGAGCTGGTCGAGCTGCCGCTCAGGCACCCGCAGCTCTTCAAGTCCATCGGCGTCAAGCCTCCGAAGGGCATCCTTCTCTACGGCCCTCCGGGATCCGGCAAGACCCTCATCGCCCGCGCCGTGGCCAACGAGACCGGGGCCTTCTTCTTCTGCATCAACggccccgagatcatgtccaagaTGGCCGGAGAGAGCGAGAGCAACCTCAGGAAGGCGTTCGAGGAGGCGGAGAAGAACGCGCCCTCCATCATCTTCATTGACGAGATTGACTCCATCGCTCCCAACAGGGAGAAGACTCATGGCGAGGTCGAGAGGCGCATTGTCTCCCAGCTGCTCACCTTGATGGACGGCACGAAGGCCCGCGCGCACGTCATTGTTATGGGCGCCACCAACCGGCCCAACAGCATCGACCCTGCTCTCAGGCGCTTTGGTAGGTTCGATCGTGAGATCGACATCGGCGTACCAGACGAGGTCGGACGCCTCGAGGTCCTCCGCATCCACACCAAAAACATGAAGCTTGATGTGGACGTCAACCTCGAGGTGGTTGCCAAGGATACACACGGCTACGTCGGCGCCGACTTAGCCGCGCTCTGCACGGAGGCGGCCCTGCAATGCATCAGGGAGAAGATGGACATGATCGACCTGGAGGACGACACCATCGATGCTGAAATCTTGAACTCCATGGCCGTTACCAATGACCACCTTAAGACGGCTCTCGTCGGCACGAATCCATCTGCGCTTCGGGAGACCGTCGTCGAGGTGCCCAACGTCAGCTGGAACGACATCGGCGGCCTCGACGGCGTCAAGAGGGAGCTGCAAGAGACCGTCCAGTACCCGGTCGAGCATCCGGAGAAGTTTGAGAAGTTCGGCATGTCGCCTTCCAAGGGTGTCCTCTTCTACGGGCCACCGGGGTGCGGCAAGACCTTGCTGGCCAAGGCGATTGCTAATGAATGCCAGGCCAacttcatcagcatcaagggACCCGAGCTTCTCACGATGTGGTTTGGCGAGAGCGAGGCCAACGTGCGTGAGATCTTTGACAAGGCGCGTCAGTATGCACCGTGCGTCCTGTTCTTCGACGAGCTCGATTCCATCGCTATGCAGAGGGGTGGCAGCGTGGGCGACGCCGGTGGCGCGGCGGACAGGGTCCTGAACCAGCTGCTGACCGAGATGGACGGCATGAACGCCAAGAAGACGGTGTTCATCATTGGCGCCACCAACCGGCCTGACATCATCGACTCGGCGCTGCTCCGGCCCGGCCGCCTGGACCAGCTCATCTACATCCCCTTGCCCGACGAGGCCTCAAGGCACCAGATCTTCAAGGCCTGCCTCAGGAAGTCTCCAGTGGCCAAGGACGTCGACCTCAGCGCGCTCGCGAGGTTCACGGCCGGTTTCAGTGGCGCCGACATCACGGAGATCTGCCAAAGGGCATGCAAGTACGCCATCAGGGAGGATATAGAGAAGGACATTGAGAAACAGAGGCTGGGAAAAGATAGCATGGAGGTAGACTGCgggcaggaagcagaggaggtgGCTGAGATCAAGGCGGCTCACTTCGAGGAGTCGATGAAGTACGCGAGGAGGAGCGTGAGCGACAGCGACATCAGGAAGTACCAGGCCTTTGCTCAGACGCTGCAGCAGTCCAGAGGGTTCGACACCGAGTTCCGCTTCCCGGCGCAGCCGCAGGTGGCAGAAGCTGCTACCAACACCTTCGCGGCAGCTGATGAAGATGATCTGTACAATTGAGCCATCGTTAGAAACTTAAGTAGCATAGGTTCTGTTTTTGTTCTATTTCCTCTTGTCTCTTAGCATTTTGTTAACtatatccatgtaaatttccgtATGTAATAAGCATTTAAATCATATAAATAAAATTCATGAAATAAGTTGGCCCAAAGAAAATTTGTGCGCACTTTTATTTTCAGGCAGACTCTGAAACTAGCCCGGGCCGTTAACTGAAACCTCACAGTGGCAATCCAGAACAGATGAATTAATGTGAAGTGTTTGAAATGACTAAATATGAAGAAAGCTGAAGCCCACAATGAATTTGTTTGCATCCTTAGTAGGCTGTGTCTGAACTCTGAATTCTGGAACCTGTGGCTCACAACACTCTTAGTTGGAGAGAGATTTTTTTGGGGTCAGATTATCATATATGTAGTTTATGTTAGAAATCAGAACCAGCAAGAGGCAAGTTGAGGAGGGGTAGATTGTGCGTTTGTATGCAACTGTCGTGAGATATATCTAACTTGTGTATACTTGTTCAAGTTATGTGGTTGGCTTTTCAGCTCTTCATTCATAACTATGAAGATGAATGCGATTTTATTGAACACGAGAAGGTTTTCTTTGTCTTCAGATTTGACAACCTACTTTCTTTTTCTGCTAGTGGGAGTTGCAAAATTTACTGCATTGCTGCATCCTTCGTGCATTAATTCAGTGCTACCCAGTTGCCTTAGTGACTATTTTTCGTGTGCTCCAAAAGATAATCTCATGTTTGCTAGGAATGTGTAGTTAATTGATGAAACTATGTTGATCTCCTGATAGATTTTTCAAGGATATATTCTGTGGTTTACATGTGTCTGATCAATAATACTTAACTAGGAAGGTGCGGCGCGGTGTGCCCGTGAGGCAATGTTGACAATGTTAACCTTGGCAGCGATATGCGCCCTGACAATGTTAACCTTGGCAGCGATATGCCTGGACATTTGCGATTCAAGATAGCAAACTATTTGCGTCTTCTGGTTTTGTTTGTACCTGGTTTGGAGTGTATGCTACATTACTCATTGTGGACATAGCAAGTACAACATTAGTTTTGTTTACTGAATATGAGAGGTAAGCCAACGAGAGCAGTTGCTATGGCTATAGACATTACAGCTGTAGTCATCTCGACAGACAAAAGGAGACAATTGGGATAACTATACTTCCTCTGTCCCCAAAATGATGTtacagatttatctaaatttggatataAGACACTATTTCGCGTattgatacatccgaatttagacaaatctgcaaCAACCTTTTCGGGACGGAGGGACTACATGGTTACTTAGGTTCTTAATATAACAACATACTGTCTGACAGTAGTAGGTAAGTACATAGTATTACATGCAATATTTGCAGTAGAACAAATATTTTCATCTAGGCTCTCCATTTTAATAGTATGATAGTTCTCTATTTCTTGTGCTCGGGCCAGCTAGACTTGCAGGTACAGATGAAATTTTGATGTTTGCTGCAAGGAAAAAAGTGCAGTTAGTGTCCCTTATTATGCTCCTATCAACCTTACTTGCATTTGTATTGATGCTTATCTGGAAATATGAAGTTTTTTGCTTAGTAGTTTTCTCCATTTAATAGGTTGCATTGCAGGGATTGAATGAACTGTGTGTTGCTGGTATAACAGTAATCAGTTGCATAACCATGGAACTGATGTGGAAACGTACCTTTTCTCAGCTTCTGTAAGGTGTTGGTCTCTTGGTGGTTGATGTTGAGCTTGTTTCCTTGCATAGGAAAATTTATAGTATGTCAGATAATCATTGTGCAGGAAGCTTTTGTAATCTCTGCTAAACCTGAATGGATTCTCTATGACGTCTGTTGCGGGtagcttctgcacttttgttgaatggaaggcaaaagctttgccttatatattaattaagaagaaggtgtCCAGTTGATTTGTGGAAAACCGGACGAAAACCATACAACAACACCACATGAAACACGCCCACTCTCGCGACAACGCGAGCCACACTCAAGTCAACTAACACTGAAACCCAACAGAGTAAACACCTCGTACCTCACTCGGAACACCACAGGGAAACATACCCaagaacaacaaagaagatgGGATAGTGATCAAGCAGCCGTTAACGCCTTCCTTGAGGCACCGCTCTTTTGATTTTGCTCTTGAATAATTTCTCGTTTTGGATGTCAGGTCCCACCTTGCTTTTCCTTCTCAGTTCCCTCTCCTTCAGAAGACAACCAATGGTCTTGCCAGATCCTGGGTCGTCAGCCTCCAATGGTCTGCACTTTTGTTATCACCTGGGGGATCAGCAGTATATGGATCCTTTGTCGTTTCTTGTCAGATTAAGGGGCACCATAGTCCAGCTGTTGGATGCTCCCGCTGGACAAATGGCATTGATCAATTAGGCACCTGTGAAATGAAAGTTTATGTTGTAAGCCTGCAGGGCGTGTTGTGTGCCTCGGCGACGGCAAACACATTTTTTGCCTACATTATCAGCTAGGCGGGATGCTCCCGCTGGACAAATGGCATTGATCAATTAGGCACCTGTGAACTCTGACATGGTTTCAGATTGAATCGCACATACATAGTACATGGTCTTATTCAATATGTGTCTCAGTAACAGACAGTTTATACCTGGATGTATAGAAACAAAGAGACGTTTCCGTTCATAAAATTTCAAGAAACTTGCTGCATGAACCTAGTAATCAAAACGGGAACATAGGAAGGTCGCACCTTACATAAAAGAAAAAGCATGTCTTCTCAAGACCACCCGACTTTCTTGTAGTCTATTCAAATAATGGCACcatctgcacaaaaatcattaaaaaaaatccaaaattgaCTTTGCTCTCTACTTATAATACAAAATCAGTGAAAGAAGGAAAGGAAATAAATTTACACTACTGTTCATAAATTGTTGGCCAATGTTTGCAGTACTGTTCATAAATCCAACGAAAAACATAGTATGTTCATTGTTCAGTTAATGGATCAAGTTATCAACACTAAAGCATCATGGAATGATATTCAAGGTACATTAATTGAGGAACTTTTTTGGGTAGTAGAAAATCTGCAGGCCATGACTCAAGAGCATTAACTGGGACAACTTCCACAGTTACAAACTAAATGTACATCCAAGCATATCATCAGGTAGCAGATTTCTATTTCTTCACTGCTTGAGCACATCATAGTTATGTTACATTCAATTTTAAAAGGAGTGGCATTTAATTTAATAATCATGAATAACCCACCAATAGCTACAAAAACAGAGATTATGGAATTTAGACCTCCCCCCTCAGCTTTCCGAGTTCCGACACCTGAATTGTACCATGGATACATACAGCCATTAGACATGATATATTATATGTGTGCCTCATATCTGAATCTTCAAACTACCAGTAGAAACTCCACTTCATCTACTTGGGCTGCCAAAGCAATACAAATACTATCAACTAAGAATATATGAGGTTGCTTTCTCATCTATTTAGTATTTAAGCATTATGGTCAATAGAGCGCAGAACAGAAACAACAGAAGACTGCATTATAATTTTAACTACTTCAAGCTACGACAGCAGATTGTCCATCAAGGGAACAACAATCAGAACACATGGATGTGTGATCTCTTGATCTAATAGGTATTGTTTTTAAATAAAAGATTTTTTCCATATCATCAGGTAATGCTCACAGCGCTAAAAAGAACCATTGCGTATTAAGTGAAGTCGTTCCGTAATAAGTAACTTTCACAAAACATGCGGACCTGCTCATGGAAAATGTTCTATGTGGCCTGATAAATGATCCCCTTATCAAGTCAGCAAACACATGAACTGCAATTATTCACAGTTAGGCAACATTATTATCATGGAGGCGTGCCAAAACCTGAGGTTTTTGGTAGATGGGTAATGCAGCTCACCAGGGGATCAGCAGATTAAAATCTCCAGAAAGTATCATATACTGGCTAACGGAAACTCAAATGGGCACAAACTGCATTGTCCATTTAGGAAAATAGTATTGTCAATGATAGTTAATAGCCACTATGAAGAAAGAACAAAATGCCCTCTTGATACTACAGACGACCTGGGATGGCACATCCAATCCAATTACAAGTTggatgaaccaagccaatgacccGAAGTAGAACAAAACTCACCATATCTAGATGTGAAAAGGAGGACGCTACCCATCCGCGACTGTTGGTAGCTGGCCGTGTCTTGCCGCCGTCCGACCGGGCAGGGAGCAGAGCGAGGCGACTCCGTGGGACATCGGGTAGGGCGCTTCGCGAAAGGTCATCAGTCAGTAGGGGTGGGAGTGGACAGCTGATGAGCATCTAGCGGAAGGTCAACCACCCAAAACCAGACATCGACCACCGTGCACCTGGTCAGCCAGAGATGCCCTAACTTGACAGAACCGAGAAAAAGTAAACATGAGGTGAAAGAGGAAAGGAGAGGCATTGGTCACCTGCACTGGTTCTTGTGCCTGTGATCGCTGGACTGCTAGAGTCGCCTTAAGTTCATGTGTGGCTGGCTTGCTGTGGAGCCATCGGCGTGGGTGGCTCGTAGGAGCCAAATTCTTGGTGTGGAGGACTAACACGCCACATACCCCGACGACGGCATTAACTcgtcgcgtggaagctacgcgtccggcgaatactgatcggcggcaggcttttgcagcgcgcggaaaacgatgcgatgaggacgacgatcggtgtctctcgccgataAGTagaggccaccagacgcgcgggaagtttactCGGCGTTCCCGAGCACTCTCCGGGGGGCTGGGGATGGCCTgagctctccggacggatgaaagacctattccggacgaaaacgaaaaacgggggcgcgactgggccgttttcgtccatccagatcctgggggcctcgtcggggagacggctgggatgctctaacACGCCACATACCCCGACCTCTAGCACCTCCTTGACGACATCCACGCGGCCAGCAAGATTGGCCGGCCTGGAAAACAACGACAGCGCCGGCCGGCCGCTGCGTTCCGTGCGCTCATGTAGGCCATGGCGCTGCACACTCCGACCTCCAACACCTCCTTGATGGCATCTCTGCGCCAGCAGACTTGGCCCGGCGGTAGGGGCGGCCGCCGTTTGGATATCGACGATAGCTCCGGCCAGCCGCCACGTCGTGTGCGCTGATGCCGGGTCGGAGGCTCATCCGCGGCCTCGACCTATGTCTTCTGCGTGGGCGGTGGTGAGTGGTGACCATGTGGTGTCCTGATCTAAGATGGGATCGGCACACACGAAATCAGCAAGAATTTGAGATGAGAAAACAAGAGCAAGGATGGGATGACGAATTTGGGGATGAGATAGAGACGAACTGGGATGAGTTGTATTTCAGAATTCAATTACAGCATACCCATACACCGGGCCAGAAGGTCCCCTTTAACTCCACACACACCACTTACATCTGGGCCCTCAGGTCCACAGCAACTAGCTCAGCGAGCACACACATTGCACTGACTCAACCATCCGCCACTTTCACACTCTTGTGGTTCCCACCATCGCTTGCCGGTTCACCATTTCTCTGGACCGGCAACTCGATGTCCACTGATGCACCGTCAGGTTCAGAGGGTGTGACACTTCCCCCCACTTGAGCATGATCAGCCTCCCAAAGTGCATTTGCTGGAAAACGAAGCTTCAACAGATCATAGTCTTCCCAGGTGGCCAGTTCCTTGATCAGACCACGCCACTTGATCAACACCTGAGTGGCTGCTGCATTTCCTGATCGAACGAGGCGACGCTCCAGAATATCTTCAGGCTCaattgccgccgccgccaaatcaGGGACACTAGGCAATTCATCGAAGACAGGAGTATACTTTGGAATGAATGGTTTAAGCTGAGATACGTGAAATACTGGATGCACCTGAGTTGACAACGGAAGTTGTAATTTATATGCCACTGCTCCAATTCGTTCCAGGACAGAGTAAGGGCCAAAGAACTTGTAAGACAGCTTAGGGTAAGGACGGTTCACCACAGATTGTTGTGCATATGGTTGCAACTTCAGTAGGACTTGATCTCCAACTGCAAACTGACGTTCTATGCGATTCTTATCAGCATTTGCTTTCATTCTATGTTGGGCTTGTAGTAATCTTGCGCGTAAAGTATCAACGTGCATCTGATAGTCTGCTACTTCAGCCGATGCCGCAGAGTCCACTGCCACAGAAATATTTGGAAAAGCACCAAAATTGGGTTCCTTCTTATAAAGTGCTTGGAATGGAGAAGTACCAATAGCTGTATGGTAGCTGGTATTGTACCAAAATTCGGCCATAGCCAACATTCTGCGCCAGAACTTCGGATGGTCTTGAACTGCGCATCGCAAGTACTGCTCCAAGCACTGATTTACCCTTTCGCTCTGACCCTCGGTCTGTGGGTGATAGGCGGTGGAGTAGTGTAGCTTAGTGCCAACTGCTTTTATTAGTTCCTTCCAAACTGCACCGGTAAATATTTTATCACGGTCGGAAATAATGGACAATGGCACTCCATGTAACTTCACAATATTATCCAAGTAAACCTTTGCTACAGAAGCAGCTTCGATAAAATCCATGGTAATGTCTTCCCATGGTCCCTTTGGTGGTGGCAGTGGTTGGAGAAGTCCAGCAGGTTTTGTATTTGAATGTTTTGCCTGTTGACAAACTTGGCATTGTCGCACATACAGTTCCACAGCAAGTTTCATACCTGGCCAGTAAAACAACTTCTTAATACCCTGATATGTTGCTTGAATGCCAGAATGCCCCCCTACCGGTGTGTCATGCAATTGAGCGATGAGTTTGGTCTGCAATGCTAGATTTGCTCCAATTACCACCCGGCCTTGCCATTTAATGATGCCATGTTCTAGTGTATAGCCTTTTTCATCAGGCGATTGAATGCTGAGTTGCtgtaataacaaggtcatatcatcaTCAGTAGTGTACGAATTCATCACCTCTTGGATCCAGTATGGCTTGCAAACTGATGTTTCCATAAGATGGCCTACACGAGACAAGGCATCAGCCGCCCCATTATCAATCCCCTTTTTGTATTTGAACTGAAACTGCAGCCCCACCAGTTTAGCCATAGCTTTACGTTGCAAATCTGTTGTCAATTGTTGGTCACTTAGGCTGCACAAGCTTTTATGGTCAGTCAGAATTAAGAAAGGGCCatgaaaaaaaaagaattaaGAAAGGGCCACGTTGTAAATACTGCCTCCATTTGTCAACGGCAAGCATCACAGCCATGAACTCTTTCTCGTAAACAGAGAGTTTGCGATTCTGAATACCCAAGGCTTTACTCATGTAGGCAATAGGGTGACCATTCTGCATTAACACAGCACCCACCCCGCATCACGAGCATCAGTCTCGATCACAAATGGCAAAGTGAAATCGGGCAGAGCAAGCACTGGCGTACTGACCATCATCTTTTTGAGAGTTTGAAAAGCATGTGATGCTGTGTCAGTCCACTGAAAACCCTTCACACTCAATAGTTGGGTCAGTGGTTTTGAGATAATGCCATAGCCACGAACAAACTTTCGATAATATCCGGTCAAGCTGAGAAATCCTCGAAGTTCAGTTGCATTTTGAGGCACTGGCCAGTGGAGCATAGCCTGAGTCTTGTCTGGATCAGTAGAAACGCCAGCGTCAGAGATTATGTGTCCCAGATAATGGATGCTGTTTTGCCCAAACTCACACTTGGATACTTTAGCGAAGAGCTGAGCTTCCCGAAGCTTCTCCAGAACCAATCGAAAATGTTCCAGATGTGTTGTCCAAGAAGGGCTATAGACGAGGATGTCGTCGAGAAAAACAATCACAAATTTGCGAAGAAATGGAGCAAAAATTGCGTTCATGACACACTCTGGAGCATTAGACGAGGCCAAACGGCATCACTCGAAGTGGAAATGCCCATGGTGAGTTTTAAACGCCGTCTTGTGTTCATCTTCGTGGCGCATGCGAATTTGATGATATCCCGCTCCGAGGTCCAATTTGGAGAAAAATTTGGTGCCGACTAATTCGTCCAACAATTCATCGACAATAGGCAAGGGAAACTTATTCTTGATGGTCAGCGTATTAAGCTTGCGATAATCCACACAAAACCGCCAAGAACCATCCTTCTTTTTGACGAGAAGGACTGGCGATGCAAAAGGGCTCATACTGGGTGTCACAAGACCCGCTTTGATCATCTCAGCAACTTGGCGTTCAATTTCATCCTTTTGTAATGGTGAATATCTATATGGGCGAGAATTCACCGGTTGAGTCAGTCGCATCCAAGGTGATGGCGTGATCCGGAGCTCGACGAGGTGGTAGCGTCTTTGGTTCagcgaacacatcctcaaaatctGTCGGAATAGCCTCGTA includes these proteins:
- the LOC124672519 gene encoding cell division cycle protein 48 homolog, with translation MSAAPSKKAANRLVVEEPTDDDNSMCKLHPATMERLSIFTGDVVLLKGKRRRSTVCIAIADDTCEEHKMKINKVVRSNLRVRVADVVSVHQCYDARHGTRVHVLPVDDTVEGITGNLFESYLKPYFLDAYRPVRKGDLFLVRGGMRSVEFKVMDIDQGEDLEYCIVAADTEIFCEGEPVKREDEERLDDVGYDDVGGMRKQMTQIRELVELPLRHPQLFKSIGVKPPKGILLYGPPGSGKTLIARAVANETGAFFFCINGPEIMSKMAGESESNLRKAFEEAEKNAPSIIFIDEIDSIAPNREKTHGEVERRIVSQLLTLMDGTKARAHVIVMGATNRPNSIDPALRRFGRFDREIDIGVPDEVGRLEVLRIHTKNMKLDVDVNLEVVAKDTHGYVGADLAALCTEAALQCIREKMDMIDLEDDTIDAEILNSMAVTNDHLKTALVGTNPSALRETVVEVPNVSWNDIGGLDGVKRELQETVQYPVEHPEKFEKFGMSPSKGVLFYGPPGCGKTLLAKAIANECQANFISIKGPELLTMWFGESEANVREIFDKARQYAPCVLFFDELDSIAMQRGGSVGDAGGAADRVLNQLLTEMDGMNAKKTVFIIGATNRPDIIDSALLRPGRLDQLIYIPLPDEASRHQIFKACLRKSPVAKDVDLSALARFTAGFSGADITEICQRACKYAIREDIEKDIEKQRLGKDSMEVDCGQEAEEVAEIKAAHFEESMKYARRSVSDSDIRKYQAFAQTLQQSRGFDTEFRFPAQPQVAEAATNTFAAADEDDLYN